From Gemmatimonadales bacterium, one genomic window encodes:
- a CDS encoding amino acid permease, with protein sequence MGLFTRKSVTELQAEALTDHSLKRALGALNLTALGIGAIIGTGIFVLTGTVAAQNAGPAVILSFVFAGIASVFAALCYAEFASLVPIAGSAYTYGYATLGELFAWIIGWDLILEYALGAVTVAIGWSGYVVSFLNGVGIHIPPALSAAPGTAVALTDGTTVIAVFNLPAVFIIAIVTTLLVIGIKESANVNNVIVFIKVAVVLLFIALVAGHINTANWHPFIPANTDGVREHFGFTGVMAGAGIVFFAYIGFDAVSTAAQEAKNPQRDMPIGIIGSLLICTVLYIVVSAIATGVVPYQQLDVPDPIAVVADRAGLGWMSQVIKLGAIAGLSSVILVMMLGQTRVFYSMSKDGLLPQFVNKVHPKFHTPWVTTIVTGTLVAFFAGILPIRDAASLVSIGTLLAFVIVSVGIIVLRLREPDLVRPFKTPMYWLVAPLGALSALYLMVSLEWRTWERLIIWFVIGLVVYFAYGYRNSRMSAQRAAER encoded by the coding sequence ATGGGTCTCTTCACCCGCAAGTCCGTCACGGAACTCCAGGCCGAGGCCCTGACGGACCACAGCCTGAAGCGTGCGCTCGGCGCCCTGAATCTGACGGCGCTCGGCATCGGCGCGATCATCGGCACCGGCATCTTCGTGCTGACGGGCACCGTCGCGGCCCAGAACGCCGGGCCCGCCGTCATCCTGTCGTTCGTCTTCGCCGGGATCGCGTCGGTCTTCGCGGCGCTCTGCTACGCCGAGTTCGCCTCGCTCGTCCCCATCGCGGGCAGCGCCTACACCTACGGCTACGCTACCCTGGGTGAGCTGTTCGCGTGGATCATCGGGTGGGACCTTATCCTCGAGTACGCGCTCGGCGCCGTCACCGTGGCCATCGGGTGGTCGGGATACGTGGTTTCGTTCCTCAACGGGGTCGGGATCCACATCCCACCCGCGCTCTCCGCCGCGCCGGGCACCGCCGTCGCCCTGACCGACGGCACTACCGTCATCGCGGTGTTCAATCTTCCCGCGGTCTTCATCATCGCCATCGTCACCACGCTGCTGGTCATCGGCATCAAGGAATCGGCCAACGTCAACAACGTCATCGTCTTCATCAAGGTCGCCGTGGTGCTGCTCTTCATCGCGCTGGTGGCCGGCCACATCAACACCGCCAACTGGCACCCGTTCATACCGGCCAACACCGACGGCGTGCGCGAGCACTTCGGATTCACCGGCGTCATGGCCGGCGCCGGCATCGTGTTCTTCGCGTACATCGGGTTCGACGCCGTGAGCACTGCGGCGCAGGAAGCCAAGAACCCGCAGCGCGACATGCCGATCGGCATCATCGGCTCGCTCCTCATATGCACCGTGCTCTACATCGTGGTGTCGGCCATCGCCACCGGCGTGGTGCCGTACCAGCAGCTCGACGTTCCCGATCCGATCGCCGTGGTGGCCGACCGCGCGGGCCTCGGCTGGATGTCGCAAGTCATCAAGCTCGGCGCCATCGCGGGCCTCTCGTCCGTGATCCTCGTCATGATGCTGGGGCAGACCCGCGTCTTCTACTCGATGTCCAAGGACGGTCTGCTGCCGCAATTCGTGAACAAGGTGCACCCGAAGTTCCATACGCCGTGGGTCACTACGATCGTCACCGGCACGCTCGTCGCCTTCTTCGCCGGCATTCTGCCTATCCGCGACGCCGCCAGCCTCGTTTCCATCGGCACGCTGCTGGCGTTCGTGATCGTGTCGGTCGGCATCATCGTGCTCCGGCTGCGCGAGCCCGACCTCGTTCGTCCGTTCAAGACGCCGATGTACTGGCTGGTGGCGCCGCTGGGCGCTCTTTCGGCGCTGTACTTGATGGTCTCCCTCGAGTGGCGCACCTGGGAACGGCTGATCATCTGGTTCGTCATCGGCCTGGTGGTGTATTTCGCCTACGGCTACCGGAACTCGAGGATGTCCGCGCAGCGGGCCGCGGAGCGGTAG
- the guaB gene encoding IMP dehydrogenase yields MESRIRLNDGLAFDDVLLVPRHSTVHPRQVDVSSRLTREIPVNIPFVSAAMDTVTEAEMAIAMARLGGIGVIHKSLPIDRQVAEVDRVKRSESGMILDPITLPPDRPIRDALHLMQRFKISGVPIVDQQRKLVGIITNRDLQFERDLNRPIKEVMTSGKLVTAPVGTTLDQAQKILGRHKIEKLPVVAEDGTLKGLITVKDIFKREQYPNANKDRHGRLRVAAAVGASKDAVARAGALLDGGCDVLVVDSAHGHSEGVLEVVAELREKFPDAQLIGGNVATTDGACALAERGVDAIKVGVGPGSICTTRVVTGVGVPQLTAIIDAVNGAKDVPVIADGGIKYSGDAVKAIAAGASCVMMGSMLGGTEESPGESLLLEGRRFKVIRGMGSLSAMQDGSADRYFQEGEMSPSKMVPEGIDGRVPYKGPVGDVLYQLVGGLRSGMGYCGVRTIRELQTDTTMVRVTAAGLRESHPHDVVITREAPNYSV; encoded by the coding sequence ATGGAAAGCCGGATTCGCCTGAACGATGGGCTGGCCTTCGACGACGTCCTCCTCGTACCGCGCCATTCGACCGTCCATCCACGCCAGGTTGACGTCTCCTCGCGGCTGACCCGCGAGATCCCGGTCAACATCCCGTTCGTCTCCGCCGCCATGGACACCGTCACGGAAGCCGAGATGGCGATCGCCATGGCGCGCCTCGGCGGCATCGGCGTCATCCACAAGAGCCTCCCCATCGACCGGCAGGTGGCGGAAGTGGACCGGGTGAAGCGTTCGGAGAGCGGGATGATCCTCGACCCGATCACCCTCCCGCCCGACCGCCCTATCCGCGACGCGCTGCACCTCATGCAGCGGTTCAAGATCTCCGGCGTCCCGATCGTGGACCAGCAACGCAAGCTGGTCGGCATCATCACCAACCGGGATCTTCAGTTCGAGCGCGACCTCAACCGGCCGATCAAGGAAGTGATGACGAGCGGCAAGCTCGTCACCGCGCCGGTCGGCACGACCCTCGACCAGGCGCAGAAGATCCTCGGCCGCCACAAGATCGAGAAGCTCCCCGTCGTCGCCGAGGACGGCACGCTGAAGGGCCTCATCACCGTCAAGGACATCTTCAAGCGCGAGCAGTACCCCAACGCCAACAAGGATCGGCACGGCCGCCTGCGCGTAGCCGCGGCGGTGGGCGCGTCGAAGGACGCCGTAGCCCGCGCCGGCGCCCTGCTGGACGGCGGCTGCGACGTGCTCGTCGTCGACTCGGCCCACGGGCACAGCGAGGGCGTGCTAGAGGTCGTGGCCGAGCTGCGCGAGAAGTTCCCCGACGCGCAACTGATCGGCGGGAACGTCGCCACGACCGACGGCGCATGCGCCCTCGCTGAGCGCGGCGTCGACGCGATCAAGGTCGGAGTCGGCCCCGGATCCATCTGCACCACCCGAGTCGTCACCGGCGTCGGCGTCCCGCAGCTCACTGCCATCATCGATGCGGTGAACGGCGCGAAGGACGTGCCCGTCATCGCCGATGGCGGCATCAAGTACTCCGGCGACGCGGTCAAGGCGATCGCAGCCGGCGCGTCGTGCGTCATGATGGGCTCGATGCTCGGCGGCACCGAAGAGAGCCCCGGCGAGTCCCTCCTTCTCGAGGGGCGACGCTTCAAGGTGATCCGCGGCATGGGCAGCCTTTCGGCGATGCAGGACGGCTCCGCCGACCGCTACTTCCAGGAAGGCGAGATGTCGCCCTCCAAGATGGTGCCGGAAGGGATCGACGGCCGCGTGCCCTACAAGGGCCCCGTCGGGGACGTGCTCTACCAGCTGGTGGGCGGCCTCAGGAGCGGAATGGGCTACTGCGGCGTCCGAACCATTCGCGAGTTGCAGACCGATACGACGATGGTGCGCGTCACCGCGGCGGGCCTGCGCGAATCGCACCCGCATGACGTCGTGATCACGCGCGAGGCGCCGAACTATTCGGTCTGA
- a CDS encoding DUF2281 domain-containing protein, translating to MNEFLRKRIDRKLETLPDERVYQVLDYIEFLESKYAARTPTEPSPFQKLAETVEDTLRAGQVSVSAIKGTMDVMSGAGRVMSGLAAAGKSVVDQVAGGGDKTVSKEEPKKEIEAPPQSGQSA from the coding sequence ATGAACGAGTTCCTGAGAAAGCGCATCGACCGCAAGCTGGAAACGCTCCCCGACGAGCGGGTCTACCAGGTGCTCGACTACATCGAGTTCCTGGAATCCAAGTACGCGGCTCGCACCCCCACCGAGCCCTCTCCCTTCCAGAAGCTGGCCGAGACGGTCGAGGACACGCTGCGTGCCGGCCAGGTGTCGGTGTCCGCGATCAAGGGCACCATGGACGTGATGTCGGGCGCGGGACGCGTCATGTCGGGGCTTGCCGCCGCCGGGAAATCGGTGGTGGATCAGGTCGCCGGCGGCGGTGACAAGACGGTTTCGAAAGAGGAGCCCAAGAAGGAGATCGAAGCGCCGCCTCAGAGCGGCCAGTCCGCTTGA
- a CDS encoding ABC transporter permease, producing the protein MTWPQAEIVEIAALSIKVAVTATAVSCALGIPLGLWLGGTRFAGRRGLLVVLNTALAFPTVVVGLLVFLLLSRRGPLGGLGLLFTWQAIVIAEVILALPIAAALSAAAVQAVDPRVRRTALTLGAGPLRTAWVVAREARFALAAAVVVAFGRVLSEVGAAIIVGGNIRHHTRTLTTAVTLATSQGNFELAVALGLVLFALALTVNVLLQLLQGRGDA; encoded by the coding sequence ATGACCTGGCCGCAGGCCGAGATCGTCGAGATCGCGGCCCTCTCGATCAAGGTCGCGGTGACGGCGACCGCGGTTTCGTGCGCGCTCGGCATCCCGCTGGGGCTGTGGCTCGGCGGCACCCGGTTCGCCGGCCGGCGAGGCCTGCTCGTCGTCCTCAACACGGCGCTCGCCTTCCCCACCGTCGTGGTCGGCCTGCTGGTCTTCCTCCTCCTCTCGCGTCGCGGACCCCTCGGCGGCCTCGGCCTGCTCTTCACGTGGCAGGCGATCGTGATCGCGGAAGTCATCCTCGCTCTTCCCATCGCCGCGGCGCTATCGGCGGCCGCCGTGCAAGCCGTGGACCCGCGGGTCCGCCGGACGGCGCTGACGCTGGGCGCGGGGCCGCTGCGCACGGCGTGGGTGGTCGCGCGCGAGGCGCGTTTCGCGCTCGCCGCGGCGGTCGTGGTGGCGTTCGGACGCGTGCTCTCCGAAGTTGGAGCGGCGATCATCGTGGGCGGCAACATCCGCCACCACACGCGCACGCTGACCACCGCCGTCACGCTGGCCACGTCGCAGGGCAACTTCGAGCTGGCAGTAGCGCTGGGCCTGGTGCTGTTCGCGCTGGCGCTGACGGTCAACGTGCTGCTCCAGCTCCTCCAGGGCCGCGGCGATGCTTGA
- a CDS encoding ABC transporter ATP-binding protein, whose product MLELSGVRQAYGDRTVLAVDALAVVRGERLAVVGPNGSGKSTLLRLLAFLEPPAEGTIRLDGAPVTNARGRRDARRRVTLVEQRPYLFKGTVADNVRFGLRARGMTVGDASRRTDAALVLLQARQLAGRDARALSEGEIQRVALARALATEPDALLLDEPVSGADRAAQHALAVAISEVQARRPIALVVVSHQLEDAYRWADRILALHDGRPSAVTPENLFRVELAGGAAMQRVSLGPLAIEVVTDRNGPATLAIPPDEIVLSIEPLHSSARNVVRGRIVRVAEQGAAVRVTLDAGVELVALITRKSFEEMGLAVGGPVYASFKSVAVRVF is encoded by the coding sequence ATGCTTGAGCTGTCCGGAGTGCGCCAAGCCTACGGGGACCGTACCGTCCTCGCGGTGGACGCGCTGGCGGTGGTGCGTGGCGAGCGGCTCGCGGTCGTCGGCCCCAACGGCTCGGGCAAGAGCACTCTGCTGCGCCTGCTCGCGTTCCTCGAGCCGCCGGCTGAAGGCACGATCCGCCTCGACGGCGCTCCGGTGACCAACGCCCGGGGACGCCGCGACGCGCGACGCCGCGTGACGCTCGTCGAGCAGCGCCCGTACCTGTTCAAGGGCACCGTCGCCGACAACGTGCGGTTCGGGTTGCGCGCCCGTGGCATGACGGTGGGCGACGCCTCGCGCCGGACGGACGCCGCGCTCGTCCTGCTGCAGGCTCGGCAGCTGGCGGGCCGCGATGCGCGTGCTTTGTCCGAGGGCGAGATCCAGCGGGTGGCCTTGGCGCGCGCCTTGGCAACGGAACCCGATGCGCTGCTCCTCGACGAGCCCGTATCCGGCGCCGACCGCGCGGCGCAGCACGCGCTCGCCGTGGCCATCAGCGAAGTCCAGGCGCGCCGGCCCATCGCGCTGGTCGTCGTGTCCCACCAGCTGGAGGACGCGTACCGCTGGGCCGACCGCATCCTCGCGCTGCACGATGGCCGACCTTCGGCGGTAACTCCCGAGAACCTGTTCCGCGTGGAGCTCGCTGGAGGCGCGGCGATGCAGCGCGTCTCGCTCGGCCCGCTGGCGATCGAAGTGGTGACCGACAGGAACGGACCCGCGACGCTCGCCATCCCTCCGGACGAGATCGTGCTCTCCATTGAGCCGCTCCACTCTTCGGCCCGCAACGTGGTCCGGGGGCGTATCGTGCGCGTCGCCGAGCAGGGCGCCGCCGTGCGCGTCACCCTCGATGCCGGCGTGGAGCTGGTCGCCCTCATCACCAGGAAGAGCTTCGAGGAGATGGGACTGGCGGTCGGCGGGCCGGTTTATGCGTCTTTCAAGAGCGTGGCGGTAAGGGTGTTTTAG
- a CDS encoding 6-carboxytetrahydropterin synthase: MTRIVQFSAAHRYYRPEWSVERNTEVFGACASPHGHGHTYQCHVTVKGTPDPLTGMVIDLTLLDRVLSEEVVQRFDHRNLNHDVPEFAPGKAVPTGEALCLDVWTRVAARLPAGCSLDAVRVQEEPALFAEYRGEP, translated from the coding sequence TTGACGCGCATCGTCCAGTTCAGCGCCGCCCACCGCTACTACCGGCCGGAGTGGAGCGTGGAGCGGAACACCGAGGTCTTCGGCGCGTGCGCCTCTCCTCACGGCCACGGCCACACCTACCAGTGCCACGTCACCGTCAAAGGCACGCCGGATCCCCTGACCGGCATGGTGATCGATCTGACGCTCCTCGATCGCGTGCTCAGCGAGGAGGTAGTCCAGCGGTTCGACCACCGCAACCTCAACCACGACGTGCCCGAGTTCGCACCCGGGAAAGCGGTGCCGACGGGCGAGGCGCTCTGCCTCGACGTCTGGACGCGAGTGGCCGCGCGCCTCCCCGCGGGGTGCTCCCTCGACGCGGTGCGCGTGCAGGAAGAGCCGGCGCTCTTCGCCGAGTACCGGGGGGAGCCGTAG
- a CDS encoding formate dehydrogenase accessory sulfurtransferase FdhD — MPHATTSALAAVEETPVWLEVNHQPAVTWMCTPDQLEELVVGWLHGEGYIRTLKDLLSLRPCATDLGFWAEVPEEQMAAIRDDDRRRVLASGCGAVSVALADPESLPRTTARGEAPPVEQLRLLFKELFHRGRRYQETGGIHAAAITDGTSLLAHAEDIGRHNAVDKVIGGIMLEGGGPAGLGLLVTGRISAELAFKAARAGLAYVATISVPSTLALTIARRAGVLLVGRAVSGSPQMHRPDQ; from the coding sequence GTGCCGCACGCCACGACGTCGGCGCTGGCGGCGGTCGAGGAGACGCCGGTCTGGCTGGAGGTCAACCACCAGCCGGCCGTCACCTGGATGTGCACTCCCGACCAGCTCGAGGAGCTGGTGGTGGGCTGGCTGCACGGCGAGGGTTACATCCGCACGTTGAAGGATCTGCTCTCGCTGCGCCCCTGCGCGACCGATCTCGGCTTCTGGGCCGAAGTGCCGGAGGAGCAAATGGCCGCGATCCGCGACGACGATCGTCGGCGGGTGCTGGCTTCGGGGTGCGGCGCGGTGAGCGTAGCCCTGGCCGATCCCGAGTCGCTCCCCAGAACCACGGCAAGGGGCGAGGCGCCGCCGGTCGAGCAGCTTCGCCTCTTGTTCAAGGAGCTTTTCCATCGCGGCAGGCGCTATCAGGAGACCGGAGGCATCCACGCGGCGGCGATCACCGACGGGACGTCGCTCCTGGCGCACGCCGAGGACATCGGCCGGCACAATGCGGTGGACAAGGTGATCGGCGGGATCATGCTCGAGGGCGGTGGGCCCGCCGGCCTGGGTCTTCTGGTGACCGGGCGCATCTCGGCGGAGCTGGCCTTCAAGGCCGCGCGCGCGGGCCTCGCCTACGTCGCCACCATCTCCGTCCCTTCGACCCTCGCGCTGACCATCGCGCGTCGGGCCGGCGTCCTGCTGGTGGGCCGGGCGGTCTCCGGGTCACCACAGATGCACCGGCCGGACCAGTAG
- a CDS encoding molybdenum cofactor guanylyltransferase — MIAGGASTRYAGVPKGLLEVGGRRLIDRVVEALHQATGAPPVVIANAQDAAAWVPGLAVHADVVPDQGSLGGILTAVEALGAAVCVAWDMPFVPSGLLAELASLLENADAALPESDSRRGLEPLCAAYGPACGPAIRAALARGDQRAIGFHSDVRVARLPRASVLQYGDPGVLFFNVNSPRDLSRAEALCRAPG, encoded by the coding sequence GTGATCGCCGGCGGCGCTTCCACCCGGTACGCCGGGGTTCCGAAAGGACTGCTCGAGGTCGGCGGGCGCCGGCTCATCGACCGGGTCGTGGAAGCGCTTCACCAGGCGACCGGCGCACCGCCCGTCGTGATCGCGAACGCCCAGGACGCGGCGGCGTGGGTCCCGGGCCTCGCCGTGCACGCGGACGTCGTGCCTGACCAGGGTTCCCTAGGGGGGATCCTTACCGCGGTCGAGGCCCTGGGCGCGGCCGTTTGCGTGGCGTGGGACATGCCGTTCGTGCCCTCGGGCTTGCTGGCTGAACTGGCGTCGCTGCTGGAGAACGCCGACGCCGCGCTGCCGGAGAGCGACTCCCGTCGTGGCCTCGAGCCGCTTTGCGCGGCCTACGGCCCGGCGTGCGGCCCGGCCATCCGGGCGGCGCTCGCCCGGGGTGACCAGCGAGCCATCGGATTCCACTCCGACGTGAGGGTGGCCCGGCTGCCGCGGGCGTCCGTGTTGCAGTACGGCGACCCAGGCGTACTTTTCTTCAACGTGAATTCACCCCGAGACCTGTCGCGCGCGGAGGCGCTATGCCGGGCCCCCGGCTGA
- the mobB gene encoding molybdopterin-guanine dinucleotide biosynthesis protein B, which translates to MPGPRLIAIIGKKNAGKTTLVVALVRELIRRGHRVMTIKHGSHPFDIDEKGRDTWRHMHEGGAERVVMETPNSRVLIAKPNEQMGPRELAGLYLADAHFVVVEGFKSSDLPKIEVYRAAAHPDPLYSPGTPEAKHYLAIVTDVRDYKAPIPVLRFSDTAWLYRLTDIILQGAG; encoded by the coding sequence ATGCCGGGCCCCCGGCTGATCGCGATCATAGGCAAGAAGAACGCCGGGAAGACGACCCTCGTCGTCGCCCTGGTGCGCGAGCTCATCCGTCGCGGCCACCGGGTCATGACCATCAAGCACGGCAGCCACCCGTTCGACATCGACGAGAAGGGTCGTGACACCTGGCGCCACATGCACGAGGGCGGCGCCGAGCGCGTGGTGATGGAGACGCCCAACTCGCGGGTGCTGATAGCGAAGCCGAATGAGCAGATGGGTCCGCGCGAGCTGGCCGGCCTGTACCTCGCCGACGCCCACTTCGTCGTGGTCGAGGGGTTCAAGTCTTCCGACCTGCCCAAGATCGAGGTGTACCGCGCGGCAGCGCACCCCGACCCGCTCTATTCTCCCGGAACGCCGGAAGCCAAGCACTACCTGGCCATCGTCACCGACGTGCGGGACTACAAGGCGCCCATTCCCGTCCTCCGGTTCTCCGACACCGCCTGGCTCTACCGGCTCACCGACATCATCCTCCAGGGCGCGGGATGA
- the dacB gene encoding D-alanyl-D-alanine carboxypeptidase/D-alanyl-D-alanine-endopeptidase codes for MKRASRVLAATLVAGCAARGSPSPLAPEVRRLAAELDSAFASPAFDRAMWGVVVQSLDNGEVLYRRNAEKLFKPASNLKLVTGAAALVRLGPDFRYRTPVLARGARHGDTLAGDLAVIGRGDPSLSQRVAGGADILGALRLWADSLRARGIRVIAGRVTGDASWFPDPILGEGWMWDDLPFDYAAPIGALQFNEAVAAIEIAPGRTAGDPCRATLLPSGAPLRVFSTAVTAPADSAINTIDFDRAPFTDSVIVTGRLSAGHAPVRLAVAVPDPTRYFEAALTQVLREAGITVVGAPATATAADTLFIWQSLPLRDLMPFFEKPSQNQIGEALLRTLGGAARGVASVDSGRATVRDVLRGFGIPDDAYHIADGSGVSHYNYVAPELLARVLFMMGRRPDAQVFIQALPIAGVDGTLAGRLRGTAAAGNAHAKTGDISGARTLSGYVTTSDGERLVFVLMANHFTAPRRVVDVVQDLVVERLANFRRGAPSGR; via the coding sequence ATGAAACGCGCGTCGCGCGTGCTCGCCGCGACGCTCGTGGCGGGCTGCGCGGCGCGCGGATCACCCTCCCCTCTCGCTCCCGAGGTCCGGCGCCTGGCCGCGGAACTCGACAGCGCCTTCGCCTCCCCGGCGTTCGACCGGGCGATGTGGGGGGTGGTGGTGCAGTCGCTGGACAACGGCGAAGTGCTCTACCGCCGCAACGCCGAGAAGCTCTTCAAGCCGGCATCCAACCTGAAGCTCGTGACCGGCGCCGCGGCGCTGGTCCGCCTCGGGCCCGACTTCCGCTATCGCACCCCGGTCCTGGCGCGAGGCGCGAGGCACGGCGACACGCTCGCCGGCGACCTCGCGGTGATCGGGCGGGGTGACCCAAGTCTGTCGCAACGCGTGGCGGGCGGAGCCGACATCCTGGGCGCGCTCCGGCTGTGGGCCGACTCGCTGCGGGCGCGCGGCATCCGCGTCATCGCGGGTCGAGTGACGGGCGACGCGAGCTGGTTCCCCGACCCCATCCTCGGCGAGGGATGGATGTGGGACGACCTGCCGTTCGACTACGCGGCTCCGATCGGCGCGCTCCAGTTCAACGAGGCGGTCGCGGCCATCGAGATCGCGCCGGGCCGCACCGCGGGCGATCCCTGCCGCGCGACGCTCCTCCCATCGGGTGCTCCGCTTCGGGTGTTCTCCACCGCGGTCACGGCCCCGGCCGACTCGGCCATCAACACGATCGACTTCGACCGGGCGCCGTTCACCGACTCGGTGATCGTCACGGGGCGGCTCTCGGCCGGCCACGCGCCGGTACGCCTCGCGGTCGCCGTCCCCGACCCAACGCGCTACTTCGAGGCGGCGCTCACCCAGGTCCTGCGCGAGGCCGGCATCACGGTCGTCGGCGCGCCGGCCACCGCGACGGCGGCGGACACGCTCTTCATCTGGCAGTCCCTCCCGCTGCGCGACCTCATGCCGTTCTTCGAGAAGCCGAGCCAGAACCAGATCGGCGAGGCGCTGCTGCGCACCCTGGGCGGCGCGGCGCGCGGCGTGGCCTCGGTGGACAGCGGGCGCGCCACCGTGCGGGACGTGCTGCGAGGCTTCGGCATTCCGGACGACGCGTACCACATCGCCGACGGCTCGGGCGTCTCGCACTACAACTACGTGGCGCCGGAGCTGCTCGCGCGGGTCCTCTTCATGATGGGTCGGCGCCCCGACGCCCAGGTGTTCATCCAGGCGCTGCCGATCGCGGGCGTGGACGGCACGCTCGCGGGCCGCCTGCGCGGCACCGCGGCCGCGGGTAACGCGCACGCCAAGACCGGCGACATCTCCGGCGCGCGCACTCTGTCCGGCTACGTCACCACCTCCGACGGCGAGCGTCTGGTGTTCGTGCTGATGGCCAACCACTTCACCGCGCCGCGTCGCGTGGTGGACGTCGTGCAGGACCTCGTCGTGGAGCGACTCGCCAACTTCCGCCGCGGCGCGCCGTCCGGCCGGTGA
- a CDS encoding molybdopterin molybdotransferase MoeA, whose protein sequence is MIGVREAIDHILAGVPVLDVEDASLLDARGRVLAEEVDSPLDLPAHPNSAMDGYAVRAADVRGASQDAPRRLHVVESVPAGRFPTRAIGAGEATRIFTGAPLPDGSDGVIRQEDTTREGDDVVVLYDRDAGKNLRLAGEDLRKGARVFDSGAVLGPAQLGVLASMARSRVRVRKRARVAIIASGDEIVDLDQAEEILAGRKTATSNSYTLHALVLESGATPVPLGIAADTLESVRALFGRATRESDLIVSTAGVSVGEHDFVRDALAALGAELGFWRVRMRPGSPLGFATVAGVPWIGLPGNPVSTMVCFELYVRPAIRKMHGHRDLFRRTVPAVTEEPIKTGGRLTHFLRAVLTETDAGYRARLTGPQGSGILTSMAKANALLIVPEDRNEVPAGSTLSALLLDDSRSTEHPPLG, encoded by the coding sequence GTGATCGGCGTCCGCGAGGCGATCGACCACATCCTCGCCGGCGTCCCGGTGCTGGACGTCGAGGACGCCTCCCTGCTCGACGCGCGGGGCCGGGTACTCGCCGAGGAAGTGGATTCACCGCTCGACCTGCCGGCCCACCCGAACTCGGCCATGGACGGGTATGCGGTGCGCGCGGCCGACGTGCGCGGCGCGAGCCAGGACGCTCCGCGCCGCCTCCACGTGGTCGAGTCGGTCCCCGCCGGCCGTTTCCCGACCAGGGCCATCGGCGCCGGCGAAGCGACCCGCATCTTCACCGGCGCGCCGTTGCCCGATGGATCCGATGGAGTGATCCGCCAGGAAGACACGACGCGCGAAGGAGACGACGTCGTGGTGCTCTACGATCGCGACGCCGGAAAGAACCTCAGGCTCGCGGGCGAAGACCTGAGAAAGGGCGCGCGCGTGTTCGACTCCGGCGCGGTCCTCGGTCCCGCGCAGCTCGGCGTGCTGGCTTCGATGGCCCGGTCCCGCGTCCGGGTCCGGAAGCGCGCCCGCGTGGCGATCATAGCCTCGGGCGACGAGATAGTGGACCTGGACCAGGCGGAAGAGATCCTCGCCGGACGGAAGACCGCGACATCGAATTCGTACACCCTGCACGCGCTGGTGCTGGAGTCCGGCGCGACGCCGGTGCCGCTGGGCATCGCCGCAGACACGCTGGAGAGCGTGCGCGCGCTCTTCGGGCGCGCGACGCGCGAGTCGGACCTCATCGTATCGACGGCGGGCGTCAGCGTGGGCGAGCACGATTTCGTGCGCGACGCGCTCGCCGCGCTGGGCGCGGAGTTGGGCTTCTGGCGCGTGCGGATGCGGCCCGGGTCGCCACTCGGCTTCGCCACGGTGGCCGGCGTGCCGTGGATAGGGCTCCCCGGCAACCCGGTGAGCACGATGGTCTGCTTCGAGCTGTACGTGCGCCCCGCCATCCGGAAGATGCACGGCCACCGCGACCTCTTCCGCCGCACCGTGCCCGCGGTGACCGAAGAGCCGATCAAGACGGGCGGCCGCCTCACCCACTTCCTGCGCGCCGTCTTGACAGAGACCGACGCCGGCTACCGCGCGCGGCTCACCGGCCCCCAGGGCTCCGGAATACTGACGTCGATGGCGAAGGCCAACGCGCTCCTCATCGTGCCGGAGGACCGCAACGAAGTCCCCGCCGGCTCCACCTTGTCCGCGCTCCTGCTGGACGATTCGCGCTCGACCGAACACCCTCCACTAGGATGA